The bacterium genome includes the window TTTACGCGATCGACTCCAGAATGTGACGCGGCCGCTATCAAGGGTTTGCTGTAGGCTGGTTTGATTCATATAACCGACCATCAGAACCGCCTGATCCCCTGCATCCTGGATCACGGCTGGAATCAGGCCCTGGGAATCGAATTGCAGGGTATGGATGAATTCATCGGCCCTGAGTTTTTCAATCTCTGACATGAATATGCCGCTCCTTCAGATAGGTCTTGACCTGGTGAATGGAATTTTTCCGATAATGAAATACCGAGGCAGCCAGGGCTGCGTCGGCCTCTGCAAATTGGAACACCTGATAAATATGCTCCGGTCCGCCGCAACCGCCGGAGGC containing:
- the hisI gene encoding phosphoribosyl-AMP cyclohydrolase; translated protein: MSEIEKLRADEFIHTLQFDSQGLIPAVIQDAGDQAVLMVGYMNQTSLQQTLDSGRVTFWSRSRKRLWTKGETSGHWLLVKNIYTDCDRDTLLIQAEAIGPTCHTNKRSCFSWMLE